The genomic stretch CTTCCATAGTCCCGCGCTCGCCGGGACATTTCATTGAATGCACGGTTATCCATGAAGATTAACTCATCCAAGGCCGCACGAAATTGCTCGGGCTTGGACAACGGCAGATTCCATCCTGCCTTTTTTGCAGTCAAGTTATTCCAAGGGGTCTGATCACTAGTCAAAACCGGGCATCCTGCATTTAGTGCTTCCAGGATTACATGCCCGAAGTTCTCTCCACGAGTGGGAAACAAGAACAAATGATATCGGGGGAAGATTTCCGGAACACGGTCGGGGGGCACTATCCCACAGTAGCTTGCTTGGATATTGTCCGGCAATAGCCTGATTAGGTTCTGACATTCTTCCCAATATGATTGGTCTTCGATAGGGCCGTAAATATCGAAACCCACCTTCCCCTTAACCTTCATCAGCGACTCAATGGCGAAGTCTAGATTCTTCATGCGCGCAATACGGGAAAGAAACACTATGCGTGCTGAGCCTACCTGCTTGATAGGCCTTCCCCCTAATAACTCGGAATCCTGAGGTGGTAGAGGAGGCAAATCCGGGGCTATCTGAACCGATACCCTTTCCTTCGTTGCTTTAGTGCCGAAAATCGAAAGGATATCCCCCATCTCATATTCGCTTGATGCCTGCCACATGATTCCGCTGTACAAGCCAAGACTCTTCGCCAAAGAAATATAAAGGCGCTTCTTGATGCCCTTTAGTGACAGGGCACCCTGAGAGAATTCCCCACGCGGCGCCAGCACCACCGGCCTTTTCGGAAGTAGATGCATGCGTCTTAACATAATTGTCTTGATGCTCAGCCGCGAAAAAAAACTGTTCAGATAGATTAAATCATATTTGAGATCCTTCAAGAGACGATGCCAAACAAAAAATCGCATTTCCGAAGGTGATAGGTAAAGCACATGTGCTTTGCCTACCTGTTGCCAAGACCCAGTATTAATACTAAGATAGGGGTGACGCTCCCCTAGATCCCGGTCGGAAGTAATGATGTGGAATTCAAATTCGTCTCCCAGCTGTTCCACCATGTTAGCGACGGTTCGAATTGGCCCCCCAGCTTTGTAACCTGGGAGATAATGATCTATTACAACCAAGATTCTCCGCATTAGTTTCGATCACCGCCATGCAGTTTTACGTCCCTAGAGCCCAATGCTGTTGCGACTAATTGTTCGAGCGCACGCTCGTGCGAATAGAGTAACTGGCTACGGTCTCGCGTAAAACAATTGAATCATCAAATGTGATATGGTAAGGCGCCTTTCAGGAAATTGATAAGCAACTGCGAGATCGCACGAACATTGGTATCCTTAGCCAAGCATTTTGTCTCAGGCAATCTCCAATCAGCTAAATCACCCAACACCGACACCGCTCGGCCTATCCCCAATTTCTTCAAACAGAGCACGCCACTCCGCGGCGATGACCTCTGCAGCATATAAGTCTCGGACTAGGCCCCTGGCGGCATTGCCGATGCTGCGACAGAATTTCTCATCTCGAAATAGCCGGGCTACCGCTTCCCCCATCTCTTCTGGACTATCACATTTGACTGCATGAACCCCGTTCACGACATCAAACCCCTCCAGCGCAATCGAAGAACCAACCACGGGACGCCCAAGGGCCATCGCTTGGAGGACTCGGTTCTTTAGCCCCGTGCCACTACGGTCGGGGGCAACAACAACGTCTGCCTGAGCGACAGCTTCGAGATAATCCGCCGCCCACTGGATAACCTTGATCGCAGGAATGTGTGAGGCTTTCGTCGCCAGAGAATCAGGCATGCTACCGCCACTAAGTATGATGAATTCGGCATCCGGGAACTCAACGAGCACCCGGGGCAGCCCCCGGTCGATGAAACCTAGCAATCCCGTCAAAATTCCCCTAATCGCCAGGTTACCCGAGAAAAGCAGACGCGGTGGCCTGCCATAATTGCGTGACAACGCAGGGACCTCATAGCGCAGAAATCTATCGTCAACTGCAATAGGAATTACGCGAACTTTCATGGACTGATCCAGGTTCTGGAGGTATTGCCCATCCACGGGCGAGACAACGTGCACAGCCGAGAAATGGCGATAATTGCATCTTTCGTAACGCCGCAGGAGCAACATGCACAGCCGAAGATACGCCCGTCTCAAGAAGTTGGCTTCCTCGAGCGCTAGCCGCTCATACGAGCGCGACGTAGCATCGTTTGGTGAGTGTATGGACGGGATATCAGGGGCTATCCGTCTATAAGGGGCCATAACGATTACATCATAAAACACGACATTAAAGCGCTGCTGCCGGGTTAAATTTCGCAAAGCAGACACGAACTGGCCATCGAGATACGGCCCGACAGGTGGGGGCAGTAACCTAACCGCGGCTCCGGCTCGCCTGAGGTGCGCCTTAAGCCCGCGTGCCGCGGGGAACACATCAATGATGCCTAAGGACGGCATCTCCCTTCTCAGTTGCTTTGCCCGTTCCCCGGCTGTCGGATCTCCAAAGGAGATAATATGGCAGTCGTGGTATTCGCACATAGACCTTAGAAGGTTATAAGCCTTCAATTTGACTCCGTTATCCGGGGGATAGGGTATATCTTGTAGTACAAACAGGATCCTAATTCGAAGTCACCTCCGTGCCGACAGACTCATAGCCTCCTCTTTTCAACCGTAATCGTGCCACCATGCCTATGACAAAAATAATCGTGAGGCCAATCAATGAAGACCTCAAGTAAAGAAAGAGTTCGAACCACCCGAGTTCGACCCGAAACATGTTTACTAACAAATATAGGTAGCTGATAACAGGAACCAGGTCGGCACCCAGACGCCTAACGTATTGTAGCACTAGTCTGTATCCTACCTCCACCAAAGCCAAAAAAGCTAGGGGCACAAGGATGAAACCCAGCCACCCACCGACCAATGCGCCAGAGCTGAAAAGCGTATCAGTGTAATCAATGCTCGGCCAACCCATGCCAGCAAAGAGCCCAGCATATTGTCCAAAAAGCGTTTTTGTGGGCCACAGCCCCCGGGGAATGATATTCATGATGGCTTCCTCTACTATACCGAGGTGCGGCGACATGCCCTGGTTATGGGTCATGTATGCAACTGCGAAATCAGACAGATCAAGCCTGTAACCCATCTCTGCGACTGAAGCATACAGAGCGTTGCCTCCTTCCACATATGCCCGCCCCAGAAGCGTCAGCACTGCCGTAGAACCCAGTGTGCCCACCACAAACACTGCGAAAACTAACCACCGCAAATAGACCCTCGCAATGCGCAGGGGTCTAAGAAGGAAAAGGCATACACCTACGGCCACAAGGGGGAATAAGATCAGACTCCTACTTCGCATAAACAAAGCCCAAGCCAATTCCAACCCAAGGCCGGCGATAGGCAGTAGCATTCCCGGCCGGTGCGCCCTCTTCGAGGTAGCTATAAGTGCTGCGCCGAGGATCTGAACCAAGTCGGACATAATGGACGACGTTGTCAAAAGCAGGAGATCCCAATACATTCTCACGGCAACAATACTGTATCTTCCCGGAATGTAGGTTGGCCCGTAGCCCGTGTAAACGAGAAATAGCTTTGTCACAACGTCGACAATGAGGATCAACTGGAACGCCCGCGGGAGCCTTTCAACCATTCCGGCAAGATACCGCTGATCGAGAATCGGACGAAGCCGTTTCGCCAAAAGGCGGATTACGACTAGGCATAACAATGAAACGCCAAAGACGGCTACCGATCCAAGAAACCTATCTTGGTCGGAAATTGCGAACTGCCTATAGACCTCCAGTCCAGCAAAATATTTGACGCTGC from Bacillota bacterium encodes the following:
- a CDS encoding glycosyltransferase, which encodes MLRRMHLLPKRPVVLAPRGEFSQGALSLKGIKKRLYISLAKSLGLYSGIMWQASSEYEMGDILSIFGTKATKERVSVQIAPDLPPLPPQDSELLGGRPIKQVGSARIVFLSRIARMKNLDFAIESLMKVKGKVGFDIYGPIEDQSYWEECQNLIRLLPDNIQASYCGIVPPDRVPEIFPRYHLFLFPTRGENFGHVILEALNAGCPVLTSDQTPWNNLTAKKAGWNLPLSKPEQFRAALDELIFMDNRAFNEMSRRARDYGRSFSENPDLVRANRELFLKALGM
- a CDS encoding glycosyltransferase family 4 protein, whose protein sequence is MCEYHDCHIISFGDPTAGERAKQLRREMPSLGIIDVFPAARGLKAHLRRAGAAVRLLPPPVGPYLDGQFVSALRNLTRQQRFNVVFYDVIVMAPYRRIAPDIPSIHSPNDATSRSYERLALEEANFLRRAYLRLCMLLLRRYERCNYRHFSAVHVVSPVDGQYLQNLDQSMKVRVIPIAVDDRFLRYEVPALSRNYGRPPRLLFSGNLAIRGILTGLLGFIDRGLPRVLVEFPDAEFIILSGGSMPDSLATKASHIPAIKVIQWAADYLEAVAQADVVVAPDRSGTGLKNRVLQAMALGRPVVGSSIALEGFDVVNGVHAVKCDSPEEMGEAVARLFRDEKFCRSIGNAARGLVRDLYAAEVIAAEWRALFEEIGDRPSGVGVG